A stretch of Caenibius tardaugens NBRC 16725 DNA encodes these proteins:
- a CDS encoding crotonase/enoyl-CoA hydratase family protein, producing the protein MEPFLKITRDDAVVTVTLNRPDDRNAITERSQSEEFADFCAQATRDLSIRAIILTGAGKAFCSGGNVKNMRDKEGMFAGTPYEQRNYYRTSVQMIGNALIALEVPIIAAINGPAIGLGLDITCMCDIRIASDRAVMAESYVKLGIIPGGGGAWLLPRVIGMARASQMTLTGDTIDAAKALEYGLVSEVVPGEQLLDRAREIADSIATNPGHATRMAKRLMREGQHMQLGSLLEMAAAYQALSHHTDDHHEAIEAFLDKREPHFTGR; encoded by the coding sequence ATGGAACCCTTCCTGAAAATCACGCGCGATGACGCGGTTGTTACCGTAACCCTCAATCGCCCGGATGATCGCAACGCGATCACCGAACGGTCGCAGAGCGAGGAATTTGCCGATTTTTGCGCGCAGGCGACACGCGATCTGTCCATTCGGGCCATTATTCTGACAGGTGCGGGCAAGGCCTTCTGTTCGGGCGGCAACGTCAAGAACATGCGCGACAAGGAAGGCATGTTCGCGGGCACACCCTATGAACAGCGCAATTATTACCGCACCAGCGTGCAGATGATCGGCAATGCCCTGATCGCGCTGGAAGTGCCGATCATCGCGGCGATCAATGGCCCGGCCATCGGCCTCGGGCTCGACATTACCTGTATGTGCGACATCCGTATCGCATCTGACCGGGCGGTCATGGCCGAAAGCTATGTAAAGCTGGGCATCATTCCCGGCGGCGGCGGTGCGTGGCTCCTGCCCCGGGTGATCGGCATGGCACGCGCCAGCCAGATGACGCTGACCGGCGATACCATCGATGCCGCCAAGGCGCTCGAATACGGGCTGGTCAGCGAAGTCGTGCCGGGTGAACAACTGCTCGACCGGGCGCGCGAAATCGCAGACAGCATCGCCACCAACCCCGGCCACGCCACCCGCATGGCCAAGCGCCTGATGCGTGAAGGGCAGCACATGCAACTGGGCTCGCTGCTGGAAATGGCCGCCGCCTATCAGGCGCTGTCGCACCACACCGATGATCATCACGAAGCGATCGAAGCCTTTCTCGACAAGCGTGAACCGCATTTCACAGGACGCTGA
- a CDS encoding CaiB/BaiF CoA transferase family protein gives MSETVQSAGPLAGLTVLDLSRVLAGPWSSQMLGDLGANVIKVEQPGQGDDTRRWGPPFLEDGSNDAAYYLCTNRNKQSIAINMAEPEGAALIRKLAAQADIVLENFRVGGLVKYGLDYDSLRAICPDVIYCSITGFGQDGPYKDRGGYDFLIQGMSGLMSVTGHPDGEPGGGPTKVGVPISDLVTGLYATISILAALNHRNATGEGQYIDCALLDGQVALLVNQASNYLNGGMIPRRLGNAHPNTVPYQDFSCADGDVLVALGNDRQFRAFCALIGRDDLAGDPRFASNGGRSTHRGVLIPAMQETIAAWQSADLITAMEKAKLPGGKVNEIPEILADPQIAHRGLVHDMQRSDGTPVKVIGFPGKLSRTPATYRKAPPRCGEDTAAVLGEALGLDEAEIARLMAAGIIADSL, from the coding sequence GTGTCTGAAACCGTACAATCCGCCGGCCCACTTGCCGGGTTGACCGTACTTGACCTCTCGCGCGTGCTGGCCGGGCCATGGTCTTCGCAGATGTTGGGCGATCTGGGCGCGAATGTGATCAAGGTCGAACAACCGGGGCAAGGGGACGACACCCGCCGCTGGGGCCCGCCGTTTCTCGAAGATGGGTCGAACGACGCCGCCTATTACCTCTGCACCAATCGCAACAAGCAATCGATCGCGATCAACATGGCGGAGCCGGAAGGCGCCGCGCTGATCCGCAAGCTGGCAGCACAGGCCGATATCGTGCTGGAAAACTTCCGCGTGGGCGGGCTGGTCAAATACGGGCTGGATTATGACTCGCTGCGCGCGATCTGCCCCGATGTCATCTATTGTTCGATCACCGGGTTCGGTCAGGATGGCCCCTACAAGGATCGCGGGGGCTACGATTTCCTGATTCAGGGGATGAGCGGACTGATGAGCGTGACCGGCCATCCCGACGGGGAACCGGGCGGCGGGCCGACCAAGGTCGGCGTGCCGATCAGCGATCTGGTTACCGGGCTCTATGCCACGATTTCGATCCTCGCCGCGTTGAACCACCGCAATGCCACAGGCGAAGGCCAGTACATCGATTGCGCGCTGCTGGACGGGCAGGTTGCGCTGCTGGTCAATCAGGCGTCGAATTACCTCAACGGCGGCATGATCCCGCGCCGGCTGGGCAATGCCCATCCCAACACCGTGCCCTATCAGGACTTTTCTTGTGCCGATGGCGATGTGCTGGTGGCGCTGGGCAACGATCGCCAGTTCCGCGCGTTCTGCGCGCTGATCGGTCGCGACGATCTGGCAGGGGACCCACGCTTTGCCTCCAATGGCGGGCGCAGCACCCATCGCGGCGTGCTGATCCCGGCGATGCAGGAAACCATCGCCGCATGGCAATCGGCCGATCTCATCACGGCGATGGAAAAGGCGAAACTGCCCGGCGGCAAAGTCAACGAAATCCCGGAAATTCTCGCCGATCCCCAGATCGCCCATCGCGGGCTGGTACACGATATGCAGCGGTCCGACGGCACGCCGGTCAAAGTGATCGGGTTTCCCGGCAAACTGTCGCGCACCCCGGCCACCTATCGCAAGGCCCCGCCCCGCTGCGGCGAAGATACCGCCGCCGTGCTGGGCGAGGCACTGGGGCTGGACGAAGCGGAAATCGCGCGTCTGATGGCGGCCGGGATTATCGCGGACAGCCTCTAG
- a CDS encoding TonB-dependent receptor, translating into MANNVLLRAWLLCGSASVLAMPNIGHAQAESGASQTSEIIVTATRRAESLQDVPMTVNVATGEQMAKLNILDVSGIQQLAPGLELTNTTGRNNATTLRGVSFDPDQGTGPSVRVYFNEAPVDAQTVYTALYDIQQIEVLRGPQGLLRGLSAPAGSITITSRRPSFDAVEGNIQGTATLRDGYNLQGGVSVPLSDKLAFRVAGLIDGNRLNHVRNVNRDDQYSRSRTESVRATLGFRPSDNFTAYLSYQYLHAKNRQYWQAIGEGGHPGYIAGCVFDAAACGGNLLVPDTSVSSGPPLDVRDRRSVTEGLFQRDNKSHLVNLNLDWDLGAVTLSAVGAYQHSTLTSHYDLDYGNAVPDYIGASYVKTPYKVWTGELRLTSNNTEGFGWGVGAFYTKQTGTTLFNQRNDNFLFPVSIGSMAQTGLGVPPYLPISTSVTVPVDTDTLSFSGNLRYAAGPFKIEGGLRYSIMKSTQTTQMGLTMGPNFLAPGFATQIVIPPYEIVPPHLQKHKSKPLTGGINVTYEISPAATVYAAYGRAFRQGSTGVSTPAGITDDLIATKNEKTDSYEIGLKGTFGERRWNYSVSAYYQKIQNFLSRFNDIYWESAGDSRHQGIFQFNYNGDAEVKGIEAELSGRVTNDWDLAVNASYAHARYKKAMLPCNDFDGSGVPNQNGPSTVQGTGNVSYCASNGRLAEVPDFSMSANTELRFPMGNVVPFVRGLVSYRPGFTSQKVDYKYRSQTLVNLYAGVRSGETGWEVALFVKNVLNQQRISNIGLGNFVQATSGPLGDYNSGYRLVTVTNPREAGITASYKF; encoded by the coding sequence ATGGCAAACAATGTCCTTTTGCGTGCGTGGCTGTTGTGCGGCAGCGCATCGGTGCTCGCCATGCCCAACATTGGTCATGCTCAGGCGGAGAGCGGTGCCAGCCAGACCAGCGAGATTATCGTGACGGCCACCCGCCGCGCGGAATCGCTGCAGGACGTGCCGATGACGGTCAACGTGGCGACCGGCGAACAGATGGCAAAGCTGAATATCCTCGATGTTTCCGGCATTCAGCAGCTGGCGCCAGGCCTTGAACTGACCAATACAACCGGTCGCAACAACGCAACCACGCTGCGCGGGGTGTCGTTCGACCCGGATCAGGGTACCGGCCCGTCGGTGCGCGTCTATTTCAACGAAGCCCCGGTCGATGCGCAAACGGTTTACACCGCCCTGTATGATATTCAGCAGATCGAAGTGCTGCGCGGGCCGCAGGGCTTGCTGCGCGGGCTTTCGGCACCGGCCGGATCGATCACGATTACCAGCCGCCGCCCGAGCTTCGATGCGGTCGAGGGCAATATTCAGGGCACCGCCACGCTGCGCGATGGCTATAACCTGCAAGGCGGCGTCTCCGTGCCACTGTCGGACAAGCTGGCATTTCGCGTTGCCGGGCTGATCGATGGCAATCGTCTCAACCATGTGCGCAATGTCAATCGCGATGACCAGTATTCGCGCAGCCGCACGGAAAGCGTGCGCGCCACGCTCGGCTTCCGGCCCAGCGACAATTTCACCGCTTACCTCAGCTACCAGTATCTCCATGCGAAGAACCGCCAGTATTGGCAGGCGATCGGTGAGGGCGGGCATCCGGGGTATATCGCGGGTTGCGTTTTTGATGCTGCGGCTTGCGGCGGCAATCTTCTGGTCCCCGACACCAGCGTATCCTCGGGCCCGCCGCTGGACGTGCGGGATCGCCGTTCGGTGACCGAAGGCTTGTTCCAGCGCGACAACAAGAGCCACCTCGTCAATCTCAATCTCGACTGGGATCTGGGCGCGGTCACGCTTTCGGCGGTTGGGGCCTATCAGCATTCCACGCTGACCAGCCACTACGACCTCGATTACGGCAATGCCGTGCCCGATTATATCGGCGCGTCTTATGTCAAAACGCCTTACAAGGTGTGGACGGGCGAACTGCGTCTGACGTCCAACAATACCGAAGGTTTCGGATGGGGCGTGGGCGCGTTCTATACCAAGCAGACCGGCACCACGCTCTTCAACCAGCGGAACGACAATTTCCTGTTCCCGGTATCGATCGGCAGCATGGCGCAAACAGGCCTGGGTGTTCCGCCCTATTTGCCGATCAGCACGTCGGTGACCGTTCCCGTGGATACGGATACGCTCTCCTTCAGTGGCAACCTGCGGTACGCGGCGGGGCCGTTCAAGATCGAAGGCGGACTGCGCTATTCGATCATGAAATCGACCCAGACAACGCAAATGGGCCTGACCATGGGGCCCAATTTCCTCGCGCCCGGCTTTGCAACACAGATTGTCATTCCGCCTTACGAGATTGTCCCGCCGCATCTGCAAAAGCACAAGAGCAAGCCGCTCACCGGCGGGATCAACGTTACCTATGAAATCAGCCCTGCGGCCACGGTCTATGCGGCCTATGGCCGGGCCTTCCGCCAGGGCAGCACGGGTGTTTCCACCCCTGCGGGCATTACCGACGATCTGATTGCCACGAAGAACGAGAAGACCGATTCCTACGAAATCGGGCTGAAAGGCACGTTCGGGGAGCGTCGCTGGAACTATTCCGTTTCGGCCTATTACCAGAAGATCCAGAACTTCCTCAGCCGCTTTAACGATATCTATTGGGAATCGGCCGGTGACAGCCGCCATCAGGGCATTTTCCAGTTCAACTATAATGGCGATGCCGAAGTCAAAGGGATCGAGGCGGAGCTGAGCGGCCGGGTCACCAACGACTGGGATCTCGCGGTCAACGCCTCCTATGCCCATGCGCGCTACAAAAAGGCGATGCTGCCATGCAACGACTTTGACGGTTCGGGCGTCCCCAATCAGAACGGTCCATCGACAGTGCAGGGCACCGGCAATGTGAGCTATTGCGCGTCCAACGGACGACTGGCCGAAGTGCCGGACTTCTCGATGTCGGCAAACACCGAACTGCGTTTCCCGATGGGCAATGTGGTGCCGTTCGTGCGCGGCCTGGTCAGCTACCGTCCGGGCTTCACCTCGCAGAAGGTCGATTACAAGTATCGCAGCCAGACCTTGGTCAATCTCTATGCCGGTGTGCGTAGCGGGGAAACCGGTTGGGAAGTCGCGTTGTTCGTCAAGAACGTGCTCAATCAGCAGCGGATATCGAACATCGGACTGGGCAATTTCGTTCAGGCGACGTCGGGGCCGTTGGGCGACTACAATTCCGGCTATCGCCTCGTCACGGTAACCAACCCGCGTGAGGCAGGGATTACCGCCAGCTACAAATTCTGA
- a CDS encoding NAD-dependent epimerase/dehydratase family protein produces the protein MDKKVIFLTGATGNMGGATLHELMQRTDRFHVRALVRPEEKGHPILRRYAGNPAFEVIWGDLTVYGDVLKGVTGADQVLHIGGMVSPFADRYPELTMQVNVGGARNIVDAIRAQAEPDRIALVYIGTVAQTGDRNAPIHWGRTGDPIKISAFDHYAVSKTMAEAIVAESGLARWVSLRQTGMLHTNMWKIHDPIVFHNPWNGVFEWITVGDSGRLAANLCEDTVPDAVWRGFYNIGGGERMRTTTHEFAAGAARALGAKDFRDMQLPHWSATRNFHGQWYSDSDRLEALVPYRRETLDDFFTALSRSVPFYVKLGARFAGKAGRQRMQKLAEGPGGTLNWIASNDEAHIRPFFGSRAAWEALPRTWDAFPLEQPSRDPSYLDHGYDTAQHEDHWTRADLGAAAAFRGAQILSDGEIAAGEQAHWRCGAGHEFAMTPRLMLRGGHWCPTCMVDPSTYDAAAKANPFFAQVWQNGH, from the coding sequence ATGGACAAAAAGGTGATTTTCCTCACCGGCGCGACGGGCAACATGGGTGGGGCCACGCTGCACGAACTGATGCAGCGCACGGACCGCTTCCATGTGCGGGCGCTGGTCCGGCCTGAGGAGAAGGGGCACCCGATCCTGCGCCGTTATGCGGGGAATCCCGCGTTCGAGGTGATCTGGGGCGATCTCACCGTCTACGGCGATGTTCTGAAAGGCGTCACCGGCGCGGATCAGGTGCTGCATATCGGGGGCATGGTTTCGCCTTTCGCCGATCGCTATCCCGAATTGACCATGCAGGTGAATGTGGGCGGCGCCCGCAATATCGTGGATGCGATCAGGGCGCAGGCGGAACCGGACAGGATCGCGCTGGTCTATATCGGTACGGTGGCGCAGACGGGGGATCGCAATGCGCCGATCCATTGGGGCCGCACGGGCGATCCGATCAAGATCAGTGCCTTCGATCACTATGCGGTCAGCAAGACCATGGCCGAAGCGATCGTGGCGGAATCCGGCCTCGCGCGTTGGGTCTCGCTGCGCCAGACGGGCATGTTGCATACCAATATGTGGAAGATTCACGATCCGATCGTGTTCCACAATCCCTGGAACGGCGTGTTCGAATGGATCACTGTGGGGGATTCGGGGCGACTGGCCGCGAACCTCTGCGAAGACACGGTGCCGGACGCGGTGTGGCGCGGCTTCTACAATATCGGCGGTGGCGAGAGGATGCGCACGACCACGCATGAATTCGCCGCAGGCGCGGCGCGGGCATTGGGGGCGAAGGATTTTCGCGACATGCAATTGCCCCACTGGTCGGCCACCCGCAACTTCCACGGGCAATGGTACAGCGATTCCGACCGGCTGGAGGCACTGGTCCCCTATCGCCGCGAAACGCTGGACGATTTCTTCACCGCACTGTCGCGTTCGGTACCGTTCTATGTGAAGCTGGGCGCGCGGTTTGCCGGAAAGGCGGGGCGCCAGCGGATGCAGAAGCTGGCCGAAGGGCCGGGCGGCACACTGAACTGGATCGCCAGCAATGACGAGGCGCATATCCGTCCGTTCTTCGGTTCGCGGGCGGCGTGGGAAGCCCTGCCGCGAACCTGGGATGCCTTCCCGCTGGAGCAGCCGTCACGCGATCCGTCCTACCTCGATCATGGCTACGATACGGCACAGCACGAAGATCACTGGACACGGGCGGACCTCGGGGCCGCAGCCGCGTTTCGCGGTGCGCAGATTCTCAGCGACGGGGAAATCGCGGCGGGCGAACAGGCGCACTGGCGCTGCGGCGCCGGGCATGAATTTGCGATGACCCCGCGCCTGATGTTGCGGGGCGGGCACTGGTGCCCCACCTGCATGGTCGACCCATCGACATACGATGCGGCGGCGAAGGCCAATCCGTTCTTCGCCCAAGTCTGGCAAAACGGACACTGA